The proteins below come from a single Lonchura striata isolate bLonStr1 chromosome 10, bLonStr1.mat, whole genome shotgun sequence genomic window:
- the MASP1 gene encoding mannan-binding lectin serine protease 1: MRYPLAWPFCALLLCVADAVELTDMFGEIQSPNFPDSYPSDSEMTWNISVPDGFKIKLYFMHFDLESSYLCEYDYVKIETEDQELATFCGRETTDTEQAPGQQVILSPGPYMGLTFRSDFSNEERFTGFDAHYTAVDVDECQEKSDEELACDHYCHNYIGGYYCSCRFGYILHSDNRTCKVECSDNLYTQRSGVITSADFPSPYPKSSDCLYRIELEEGFFITLNFEDSFDVEDHPEVTCPYDHIKIKAGQKEFGPFCGEKSPGLIETQTNSVQIRFHSDNSGENRGWKLSYTAIGNPCPLVQPPINGKIEPSQAKYTFKDQVVISCNTGYKVLKDNVESDSFQIECLKDGTWSNKIPICKIADCKAPPELEHGFVTFSTRNNLTTYQAAIQYHCQHPYYHMAPNSTATYTCDALGQWRSEELGTKLPSCRPVCGRPARPLPGIIKRIIGGRNAEPGFFPWQALIVVEDMSRVPNDKWFGSGALLSESWVLTAAHVLRSQRRDKTVIPVSKEHVTVYLALHDVRNKMEAVNRTVERIILHEEFDIQNYNHDIALVKLKEKVTMGKYVMPVCLPQFEHELEGPHPNTLGLVAGWGISNPNITVDEIISSGMRTLSDILQYVKLPVVLHAECKTSYESRSGNYSVTENMFCAGYYEGGKDTCLGDSGGAFVIQDPGTRRWVAQGLVSWGGPEECGSKQVYGVYTKVSNYVDWVEQKTGSSERWTFLDPELER, from the exons ATGAG GTACCCCCTGGCCTGGCCCTTCTGTgccttgctgctctgtgtggcAGATGCCGTGGAGCTGACAGACATGTTTGGGGAGATCCAGTCTCCCAACTTCCCTGACTCCTATCCCAGTGACTCGGAAATGACGTGGAACATCTCTGTGCCTGATGGATTTAAAATCAAGCTGTACTTCATGCATTTTGACTTGGAGTCATCCTACCTCTGTGAATACGACTATGTGAAG ATTGAAACTGAGGACCAGGAGCTGGCAACCTTCTGTGGCAGGGAGACAACGGACACAGAGCAGGCTCCAGGACAGCAAGTGATCCTGTCCCCAGGGCCCTACATGGGGCTTACCTTCAGGTCTGACTTCTCCAACGAGGAACGCTTCACTGGCTTTGATGCCCATTACACCGCTGTGG ATGTGGATGAGTGCCAGGAGAAGAGTGATGAGGAGCTGGCTTGTGACCACTACTGCCACAACTACATTGGCGGGTACTACTGCTCCTGCAGGTTTGGCTACATCCTCCACTCTGACAACAGGACCTGCAAAG TGGAGTGCAGTGACAACCTCTACACCCAGAGGAGCGGGGTGATCACCAGCGCCGACTTCCCCAGCCCCTACCCCAAGAGCTCGGACTGCCTGTACCGGATCGAGCTGGAGGAGGGTTTCTTCATCACCCTGAATTTTGAGGACAGCTTTGATGTGGAAGACCACCCCGAGGTGACCTGTCCATATGACCACATCAAG ATCAAAGCAGGACAAAAGGAGTTTGGACCTTTTTGTGGAGAAAAGTCCCCAGGACTCATTGAAACCCAAACCAACAGTGTGCAGATCCGCTTCCACAGTGACAACTCCGGAGAGAACAGGGGCTGGAAGTTGTCATACACAGCAATTG GTAACCCATGCCCACTGGTGCAACCACCAATCAATGGGAAAATTGAGCCTTCTCAAGCCAAGTACACCTTCAAAGACCAGGTTGTCATCAGCTGCAACACTGGATACAAAGTGCTGAAG GATAACGTGGAAAGTGACTCCTTCCAGATCGAGTGTCTGAAGGATGGCACGTGGAGTAACAAGATCCCTATCTGCAAAA TTGCTGACTGCAAAGCGCCGCCGGAGCTGGAGCATGGCTTTGTCACCTTCTCCACCAGGAACAACCTGACCACCTACCAAGCAGCCATCCAGTACCACTGCCAGCACCCCTACTACCACATGGCCCCCAACAGCACCG CCACCTACACGTGTGATGCACTGGGGCAGTGGAGGAGTGAGGAGCTGGGGACCAAGCTGCCATCCTGCCGACCAG TGTGCGGCCGGCCAGCTCGTCCTCTGCCTGGCATCATCAAGCGCATCATCGGTGGGCGGAACGCGGAGCCTGGGTTCTTCCCCTGGCAGGCCCTGATTGTGGTGGAGGACATGTCCCGGGTGCCCAATGACAAATGGTTCGGCAGCGGGGCCCTGCTCTCGGAGTCCTGGGTGCTGACGGCTGCCCACGTGCTCCGGTCCCAGCGGCGGGACAAGACCGTCATCCCCGTCTCCAAGGAGCACGTCACCGTCTATCTGGCCCTTCATGATGTGAGGAACAAGATGGAAGCTGTCAACAGGACAGTGGAGAGGATCATCCTCCATGAGGAGTTTGACATCCAGAACTACAACCACGACATCGCGCTGGTCaagctgaaggagaaggtgaCCATGGGGAAGTATGTCATGCCTGTCTGCCTGCCCCAGTTTGAGCACGAGCTGGAGGGGCCTCACCCCAACACACTGGGGCTGGTGGCTGGCTGGGGGATCTCCAACCCCAACATCACGGTGGATGAGATCATCAGCTCAGGCATGAGGACCCTGTCTGACATCCTGCAGTACGTCAAACTGCCCGTGGTGCTGCATGCTGAGTGCAAGACCAGCTACGAGTCGCGTTCGGGCAACTACAGCGTGACAGAGAACATGTTCTGTGCCGGCTACTATGAGGGGGGGAAGGACACTTGTTTGGGAGACAGCGGGGGAGCCTTTGTCATCCAGGACCCAGGAACGCGGAGGTGGGTGGCCCAAGGGCTGGTCTCATGGGGTGGCCCCGAGGAGTGTGGCAGCAAGCAGGTGTACGGTGTGTACACCAAGGTCTCAAACTACGTGGACTGGGTGGAGCAGAAAACGGGCTCCTCAGAGAGATGGACATTTCTGGACCCAGAGCTGGAGAGATGA